Proteins found in one Corynebacterium sanguinis genomic segment:
- the rplV gene encoding 50S ribosomal protein L22, with protein MSDTITSASATARFVRVSPMKARRVLALVRGKSVSEALAILKYAPQGASKDIAKVVASAAANAENNFGLDPRTLVIAECYANEGPTMRRYQPRAQGRAFQIRKRTSHITVVVESAESKEGAK; from the coding sequence ATGAGTGACACCATCACCTCCGCATCCGCGACGGCCAGGTTCGTCCGCGTCTCCCCGATGAAGGCGCGCCGCGTGCTCGCTTTGGTCCGCGGAAAGTCCGTTTCCGAGGCTCTCGCCATCCTGAAGTACGCCCCGCAGGGTGCGTCCAAGGATATTGCCAAGGTCGTTGCGTCTGCCGCGGCCAACGCTGAGAACAACTTCGGTCTGGACCCGCGCACCCTGGTCATCGCCGAGTGCTACGCCAACGAGGGCCCGACCATGCGCCGCTACCAGCCGCGCGCACAGGGCCGCGCCTTCCAGATCCGGAAGCGCACCTCTCACATCACCGTGGTCGTCGAGTCCGCTGAATCTAAGGAAGGGGCTAAGTAA
- the rpsS gene encoding 30S ribosomal protein S19, whose amino-acid sequence MPRSLKKGPFVDEHLLNKVDAQNEAGTKQVIKTWSRRSTILPDFIGHTFAVHDGRKHVPVFVDESMVGHKLGEFAPTKTFKGHIKESKGRR is encoded by the coding sequence ATGCCACGCAGCCTGAAGAAGGGCCCGTTCGTCGATGAGCACCTCCTCAACAAGGTGGACGCTCAGAACGAGGCCGGCACCAAGCAGGTCATCAAGACCTGGTCTCGCCGCTCGACCATTCTCCCCGATTTCATCGGCCACACCTTCGCCGTCCACGACGGTCGCAAGCACGTGCCGGTGTTCGTCGATGAGTCCATGGTCGGTCACAAGCTCGGCGAGTTCGCACCAACCAAGACCTTCAAGGGTCACATCAAGGAATCGAAGGGACGTCGATAA
- the rplB gene encoding 50S ribosomal protein L2 produces the protein MAIRKYKPTTPGRRNSSVSEFSEITRSTPEKTLLRPLPKKGGRNNHGHITTRHRGGGHKRRYRVIDFRRNDKDGVLAKVAHIEYDPNRTANIALLHYTDGEKRYIIAPKGLTQGTVLESGATADIKVGNNLPLRNIPTGTTIHAVELKPGAGAKLARSAGASIQLLGKEGNYAVLRMPSSEIRRVDIRCRATVGEVGNADQINIRWGKAGRMRWKGWRPTVRGVVMNPVDHPHGGGEGKTSGGRHPVSPWGQKEGRTRNPNRYSNNMIVRRRRANKKR, from the coding sequence ATGGCTATTCGTAAGTACAAGCCGACAACCCCGGGTCGCCGCAACAGCTCCGTCTCCGAGTTCTCGGAGATCACCCGCTCCACTCCGGAGAAGACCCTGCTGCGCCCGCTCCCGAAGAAGGGTGGCCGTAACAACCACGGCCACATCACCACCCGCCACCGCGGCGGCGGACACAAGCGTCGCTACCGCGTTATCGACTTCCGCCGCAACGACAAGGACGGCGTGCTGGCCAAGGTCGCTCACATTGAGTACGACCCGAACCGCACCGCCAACATCGCGTTGCTGCACTACACCGACGGCGAGAAGCGCTACATCATCGCGCCCAAGGGCCTGACCCAGGGCACCGTGCTCGAGTCCGGCGCAACCGCAGACATCAAGGTTGGCAACAACCTGCCGCTGCGCAACATCCCGACCGGTACCACCATCCACGCAGTGGAGCTCAAGCCGGGCGCGGGCGCGAAGCTCGCCCGTTCCGCAGGTGCTTCCATCCAGCTGCTGGGTAAGGAAGGCAACTACGCAGTTCTGCGTATGCCGTCTTCCGAGATCCGCCGCGTGGACATCCGCTGCCGCGCCACCGTGGGTGAGGTCGGCAACGCCGACCAGATCAACATCCGCTGGGGCAAGGCCGGCCGTATGCGCTGGAAGGGCTGGCGCCCGACCGTCCGCGGTGTTGTCATGAACCCGGTCGATCACCCGCACGGTGGTGGCGAGGGCAAGACCTCCGGTGGACGCCACCCGGTCAGCCCGTGGGGCCAGAAGGAAGGCCGCACCCGCAACCCGAACCGTTACTCCAACAACATGATCGTGCGCCGTCGTCGCGCGAACAAGAAGCGCTAA
- the rplW gene encoding 50S ribosomal protein L23 — translation MAKIADPRDVIIAPVLSEKTYALMEQNTYTFFVNPSANKTQIKIAVEKIFGVDVASVNTANREGKRKRSRTGFGKRKDTKRAYVTLREGSDSIDIFGGAAV, via the coding sequence ATGGCTAAGATCGCCGACCCGCGTGACGTCATCATCGCCCCGGTCCTCTCCGAGAAGACCTACGCGCTGATGGAGCAGAACACGTACACGTTTTTCGTGAACCCGTCTGCTAACAAGACCCAGATCAAGATTGCCGTGGAGAAGATCTTCGGCGTCGACGTCGCTTCGGTGAACACCGCCAACCGCGAGGGTAAGCGCAAGCGCTCCCGCACCGGTTTTGGCAAGCGTAAGGACACCAAGCGCGCCTACGTCACCCTCCGCGAGGGCAGCGACTCCATCGATATCTTCGGCGGCGCAGCCGTCTAA
- the rplD gene encoding 50S ribosomal protein L4, with protein MTNLTLDVHTADGKTNGSVDLPAELFDREASIPLMHQVVVAQQAAARQGTHATKTRGMVRGGGKKPFRQKGTGRARQGSIRAPHFTGGGVVHGPQPRSYAQRTPKKMIKAALAGALTDRARGARIHVVEELVPGQTPSTKSARAFIERLTDRKSVLLVIGREDVNSRLSARNLPGVHILEPSQLNTYDVLNADDVVFSVEALHTFVNAAAGAPAAAAEEEK; from the coding sequence ATGACGAACCTGACACTCGACGTCCATACCGCCGACGGCAAGACCAACGGTTCCGTCGACCTCCCGGCCGAACTCTTCGACCGCGAGGCGTCTATCCCCCTGATGCACCAGGTGGTTGTCGCCCAGCAGGCGGCAGCTCGCCAGGGCACCCACGCCACCAAGACCCGCGGCATGGTCCGCGGCGGTGGTAAGAAGCCGTTCCGCCAGAAGGGCACCGGTCGCGCCCGCCAGGGCTCGATCCGCGCGCCGCACTTCACCGGCGGTGGCGTCGTTCACGGTCCGCAGCCGCGTTCCTACGCGCAGCGCACCCCCAAGAAAATGATCAAGGCAGCTCTCGCTGGCGCCCTGACCGACCGCGCACGCGGTGCGCGCATCCACGTTGTGGAGGAGCTCGTCCCGGGCCAGACCCCGTCGACGAAGTCCGCACGCGCCTTCATCGAGCGTCTCACCGACCGTAAGTCCGTTCTCCTGGTCATCGGCCGTGAGGATGTCAACTCCCGCCTTTCCGCACGGAACCTGCCGGGTGTCCACATCCTTGAGCCGAGCCAGCTGAACACCTACGACGTGCTCAATGCTGATGATGTCGTGTTCTCCGTCGAGGCGCTTCACACCTTCGTGAACGCAGCCGCCGGCGCACCCGCTGCCGCAGCTGAGGAGGAGAAGTAA
- the rplC gene encoding 50S ribosomal protein L3, translating into MSDNQIKGILGKKLGMTQIFDEDNRVIPVTVVEAGPVVVTQIRTPETDGYSAIQIAYGDIDPRKTKKPQAGHFKKAGVNPRRHVVEIRMDDTSAYEVGQEFNAAIFDGDTYVDVVGTTKGKGYAGAMKRHGFAGQGASHGNQAAHRRVGSIGACATPGRVFKGTRMAGRMGSNRVTTQNLKIQRIDGDNNLILIKGAIPGVKGSIVTVKTAVKGGAHA; encoded by the coding sequence ATGTCTGACAACCAGATCAAGGGCATTCTGGGCAAGAAGCTCGGCATGACCCAGATCTTCGACGAGGACAACCGGGTTATCCCGGTCACCGTCGTCGAAGCTGGGCCGGTCGTGGTCACCCAGATTCGCACCCCCGAAACCGATGGCTACAGCGCCATCCAGATTGCTTACGGCGACATCGATCCCCGTAAGACGAAGAAGCCGCAGGCCGGCCACTTCAAGAAGGCCGGCGTCAACCCGCGCCGCCACGTCGTGGAAATCCGCATGGACGACACCTCCGCATACGAGGTCGGCCAGGAATTCAACGCGGCCATTTTCGACGGCGACACCTACGTCGACGTCGTGGGCACCACCAAGGGCAAGGGCTACGCCGGTGCCATGAAGCGCCACGGCTTCGCAGGCCAGGGCGCCTCCCACGGTAACCAGGCTGCGCACCGCCGCGTCGGCTCCATCGGCGCCTGCGCCACCCCGGGCCGCGTGTTCAAGGGCACGCGCATGGCTGGCCGCATGGGCAGCAACCGCGTTACCACCCAGAACTTGAAGATCCAACGCATCGACGGCGACAACAACCTGATCCTGATTAAGGGAGCAATCCCGGGCGTCAAGGGCAGCATTGTTACCGTCAAGACCGCAGTGAAGGGCGGTGCTCACGCATGA
- the rpsJ gene encoding 30S ribosomal protein S10 gives MAGQKIRIRLKAYDHEAIDASAKKIVETVTRTGARVVGPVPLPTEKNVYAVIRSPHKYKDSREHFEMRTHKRLIDILDPTPKTVDALMRIDLPASVDVNIQ, from the coding sequence GTGGCGGGACAGAAAATCCGCATCAGGCTCAAGGCCTACGACCACGAGGCGATCGACGCATCCGCGAAGAAGATTGTCGAGACGGTCACCCGCACGGGTGCCCGCGTCGTCGGGCCGGTGCCGTTGCCCACTGAGAAGAACGTGTACGCCGTTATTCGTTCTCCCCACAAGTACAAGGATTCTCGCGAGCACTTCGAGATGCGCACTCACAAGCGCCTCATCGACATTCTCGATCCGACGCCCAAGACGGTTGACGCGCTCATGCGCATTGACCTGCCGGCAAGCGTCGACGTGAACATTCAGTAA
- a CDS encoding Asp23/Gls24 family envelope stress response protein codes for MADNATEPTNTASSVVTPAASTPRNENLVTDHGTTVIDDTVVGKIAGIATREVSGVANLGGGAARMWGAVRESLTASTNVQQGVNVAVQDGHASIAVAIIAEYGVAIHELAKAIRENVTQAVTRMTGLIVDRVDITVHDVNLPDAEPIDRIEPVDPAATTLVQ; via the coding sequence ATGGCTGACAACGCCACTGAACCGACTAACACTGCTTCGAGCGTCGTCACGCCCGCTGCTTCGACTCCCCGGAACGAGAACTTGGTCACCGACCACGGCACGACCGTGATTGATGACACCGTCGTGGGCAAGATCGCCGGCATCGCCACGCGCGAGGTGTCCGGGGTGGCCAACCTCGGCGGCGGCGCGGCGCGCATGTGGGGCGCGGTGCGCGAGTCGCTGACCGCGTCTACCAACGTGCAGCAGGGCGTGAACGTTGCAGTCCAGGACGGGCACGCGTCGATCGCGGTGGCGATCATCGCCGAGTACGGCGTCGCCATCCACGAGCTGGCGAAGGCGATCCGCGAGAACGTCACCCAGGCAGTGACCCGGATGACCGGCCTGATCGTGGACCGCGTGGACATCACTGTCCACGACGTCAACCTGCCCGACGCGGAGCCGATCGACCGGATCGAGCCCGTCGATCCCGCCGCTACCACGCTGGTTCAGTAG
- a CDS encoding Asp23/Gls24 family envelope stress response protein produces MAELTYQLSERTVEHIAEAAARKVPGSIALDAKLAGLAGRSLPRSTAYLNRRAGTVTIDADIAASYPAPIAAVTDVVREAIRRQVSTLTGLEVTRVNIKVANAKPAGGRERVDATRLDSHPIDIAPTPVRVRSSSTNVARVSAPPQRPVRSVQAPEPGPDLAPIGYIPAEVIETFSVPKPTVIVPQLPTPTPLRPITLQPVVNAHARLS; encoded by the coding sequence ATGGCGGAGCTCACCTATCAGCTAAGCGAGCGCACGGTGGAGCACATCGCCGAGGCCGCCGCGCGCAAAGTCCCGGGCTCGATCGCGCTTGACGCGAAGCTCGCCGGGCTCGCGGGCCGCAGCCTGCCTCGCTCGACGGCGTACCTGAACCGGCGCGCGGGCACGGTCACTATCGACGCCGACATCGCCGCGTCCTACCCCGCCCCCATCGCCGCGGTGACCGACGTCGTCCGCGAGGCCATCCGGCGCCAGGTCAGCACGCTGACCGGCCTCGAGGTCACGCGGGTCAATATCAAGGTCGCCAACGCGAAGCCTGCCGGGGGACGCGAGCGTGTCGACGCCACCCGGCTCGACAGCCACCCCATCGACATCGCGCCGACGCCCGTGCGCGTGCGCTCCTCATCGACCAACGTTGCGCGCGTCTCCGCGCCACCGCAGCGCCCAGTGAGGTCGGTTCAGGCCCCGGAACCCGGCCCCGACCTCGCGCCCATCGGCTACATCCCCGCCGAGGTCATCGAGACCTTTTCGGTGCCCAAGCCGACGGTCATTGTCCCCCAGCTGCCAACCCCGACGCCGCTGCGCCCGATCACTCTACAACCCGTGGTGAATGCCCATGCCCGACTCTCCTAG
- the tuf gene encoding elongation factor Tu, whose protein sequence is MAKAKFERSKPHVNIGTIGHVDHGKTTTTAAITKVLADAYPEENTAFAFDAIDKAPEERERGITINISHVEYNTPKRHYAHVDAPGHADYIKNMITGAAQMDGAILVVAATDGPMPQTREHVLLARQVGVPYILVALNKCDMVDDEEIIELVEMEVRELLGEQDYDEEAPIIHISALKALEGDEKWVQSVLDLMQACDDSIPDPVRETDRDFLMPIEDIFTISGRGTVVTGRVERGVLNLNDEVEIIGIREKSQKTTVTSIEMFNKLLDTAEAGDNAALLLRGLKREDVERGQVVIKPGAYTPHTKFEGSVYVLSKDEGGRHTPFFDNYRPQFYFRTTDVTGVVKLPEGTEMVMPGDNVDMTVELIQPVAMDEGLRFAIREGSRTVGAGRVTKILG, encoded by the coding sequence GTGGCAAAGGCTAAGTTTGAGCGTTCCAAGCCGCACGTAAACATCGGCACCATCGGTCACGTCGACCACGGCAAGACCACCACCACGGCTGCCATCACTAAGGTGCTCGCTGATGCTTACCCGGAGGAGAACACCGCATTCGCCTTCGACGCGATCGACAAGGCTCCCGAGGAGCGCGAGCGCGGCATCACCATCAACATCTCCCACGTGGAGTACAACACCCCGAAGCGCCACTACGCTCACGTTGACGCCCCGGGCCACGCCGACTACATCAAGAACATGATCACCGGTGCTGCTCAGATGGACGGCGCGATCCTCGTTGTCGCCGCCACCGACGGCCCGATGCCGCAGACCCGCGAGCACGTGCTGCTTGCTCGCCAGGTCGGCGTCCCCTACATCCTCGTTGCGCTGAACAAGTGCGACATGGTCGACGATGAGGAGATCATCGAGCTCGTCGAGATGGAGGTCCGCGAGCTTCTGGGTGAGCAGGACTACGACGAAGAGGCTCCGATCATCCACATCTCCGCTCTGAAGGCTCTTGAGGGCGACGAGAAGTGGGTTCAGTCCGTGCTCGACCTCATGCAGGCGTGCGACGACTCCATCCCGGACCCGGTCCGCGAGACCGACCGCGACTTCCTGATGCCGATCGAGGACATCTTCACCATTTCCGGCCGCGGTACCGTGGTTACCGGTCGTGTGGAGCGTGGCGTTCTCAACCTCAACGACGAGGTCGAGATCATCGGTATCCGCGAGAAGTCCCAGAAGACCACCGTTACCTCCATCGAGATGTTCAACAAGCTTCTCGACACCGCTGAGGCCGGCGACAACGCCGCTCTGCTTCTGCGTGGTCTCAAGCGCGAGGACGTCGAGCGCGGCCAGGTCGTCATCAAGCCGGGCGCTTACACCCCGCACACCAAGTTCGAGGGTTCCGTCTACGTCCTGTCCAAGGACGAGGGCGGCCGCCACACCCCGTTCTTCGACAACTACCGTCCGCAGTTCTACTTCCGCACCACCGACGTGACCGGTGTTGTGAAGCTGCCGGAGGGCACCGAGATGGTCATGCCGGGCGACAACGTCGACATGACTGTCGAGCTCATCCAGCCGGTCGCCATGGACGAGGGCCTGCGCTTCGCTATCCGCGAGGGCTCCCGCACCGTCGGCGCTGGCCGCGTCACCAAGATCCTGGGCTAA
- the fusA gene encoding elongation factor G has translation MAQEVLKDLNKVRNIGIMAHIDAGKTTTTERILFYTGINRKVGETHDGGATTDWMEQEKERGITITSAAVTCFWNNNQINIIDTPGHVDFTVEVERSLRVLDGAVAVFDGKEGVEPQSEQVWRQAAKYDVPRICFVNKMDKLGANFEFTVQTIVDRLGAKPLVMQLPIGAEDDFDGVVDLLEMRALVWPGKVETGTPPQIQEIPAELQEKAEEYREKLLEAVAESDEELMEKYFGGEELTLEEIKGAIRKMTVNSEIYPVYCGSAYRNKGVEPLLDAVIDFLPNPLDVGEVHGTGMDGETPDTRKPSLDEPFSALAFKIAVHPFFGKLTYVRVYSGQAIPGEQMLNSTKNSKERVGKLFQMHANKENPVEHADAGNIYAFIGLKNTTTGDTLCNPDHPIILESMDFPDPVIQVAIEPKTKADQEKLGTAIQKLAEEDPTFTVKLDEETGQTVIGGMGELHLDVLVDRMKREFKVEANIGSPQVAYRETIRKKVESLDYTHKKQTGGSGQFAKVIVTVEPYNPEPSELEEGESATYKFENAVTGGRVPKEYIPSVDAGIQDAMQYGFLAGFPLVNIKATLEDGAYHEVDSSEMAFKMAGSQVLKEAVAKAKPVLLEPLMAVEVVTPEEYMGTVNGDISSRRGQVYAMDDRSGAKVVKAKVPLSEMFGYIGDLRSSTAGRANFTMVFDSYAEVPSSVAQAIIDERNGN, from the coding sequence GTGGCACAAGAAGTGCTTAAGGACCTCAACAAGGTCCGCAACATCGGCATCATGGCTCACATCGATGCTGGTAAGACCACCACCACCGAGCGCATCCTCTTCTACACCGGTATCAACCGCAAGGTCGGAGAGACGCACGACGGTGGCGCGACCACGGACTGGATGGAGCAGGAGAAGGAGCGCGGCATCACCATTACGTCCGCCGCTGTGACCTGTTTCTGGAACAACAACCAGATCAACATCATCGACACCCCGGGTCACGTGGACTTCACCGTCGAGGTGGAGCGCTCCCTGCGCGTGCTCGACGGCGCAGTCGCAGTGTTCGACGGCAAGGAGGGCGTTGAGCCCCAGTCGGAGCAGGTGTGGCGTCAGGCCGCGAAGTACGACGTTCCGCGTATCTGCTTCGTCAACAAGATGGACAAGCTCGGCGCCAACTTCGAGTTCACCGTCCAGACTATTGTTGACCGCCTCGGCGCAAAGCCGCTGGTCATGCAGCTTCCGATCGGGGCCGAAGACGACTTCGACGGTGTTGTCGACCTGCTGGAAATGAGGGCGCTGGTGTGGCCGGGCAAGGTTGAGACCGGCACCCCGCCGCAAATCCAGGAGATCCCGGCTGAGCTCCAGGAAAAGGCTGAAGAGTACCGCGAGAAGCTGCTCGAGGCAGTAGCCGAGTCCGACGAAGAGCTCATGGAGAAGTACTTCGGTGGCGAGGAGCTCACGCTCGAGGAGATCAAGGGCGCCATTCGCAAGATGACGGTCAATTCCGAGATCTACCCGGTGTACTGCGGTTCCGCTTACCGCAACAAGGGCGTGGAACCGCTGCTCGACGCCGTCATCGACTTCCTGCCGAACCCGCTTGACGTGGGTGAGGTGCACGGCACTGGCATGGACGGCGAGACCCCGGACACCCGCAAGCCGTCCCTGGACGAGCCTTTCTCCGCGCTGGCGTTCAAGATCGCCGTTCACCCGTTCTTCGGCAAGCTGACTTACGTGCGCGTCTACTCCGGCCAGGCCATCCCGGGCGAGCAGATGCTCAACTCCACGAAGAACTCCAAGGAGCGCGTGGGCAAGCTCTTCCAGATGCACGCCAACAAGGAGAACCCGGTCGAGCACGCCGATGCGGGTAACATCTACGCGTTCATCGGCCTGAAGAACACCACCACCGGTGACACCCTCTGCAACCCGGATCACCCGATCATCCTCGAGTCGATGGACTTCCCGGACCCGGTTATCCAGGTCGCTATCGAGCCGAAGACGAAGGCTGACCAGGAGAAGCTGGGCACCGCGATCCAGAAGCTCGCCGAGGAGGACCCGACCTTCACCGTCAAGCTTGACGAAGAGACCGGCCAGACCGTGATCGGCGGCATGGGTGAGCTCCACCTCGACGTTCTCGTCGACCGCATGAAGCGTGAGTTCAAGGTCGAGGCGAATATCGGCTCCCCGCAGGTGGCCTACCGCGAGACCATCCGCAAGAAGGTCGAGTCGCTCGACTACACCCACAAGAAGCAGACCGGTGGTTCCGGCCAGTTCGCAAAGGTTATCGTCACCGTCGAGCCGTATAACCCGGAGCCGAGCGAGCTGGAGGAGGGCGAGTCCGCAACCTACAAGTTTGAGAACGCCGTTACCGGTGGCCGCGTACCCAAGGAGTACATCCCGTCCGTGGATGCCGGTATCCAGGATGCGATGCAGTACGGCTTCCTCGCCGGCTTCCCGCTGGTGAACATCAAGGCCACGCTGGAAGACGGTGCCTACCACGAGGTCGACTCCTCCGAAATGGCGTTCAAGATGGCGGGTTCCCAGGTGCTCAAGGAGGCAGTGGCGAAGGCGAAGCCGGTGCTGCTCGAGCCGCTGATGGCCGTCGAGGTTGTCACACCGGAGGAGTACATGGGCACGGTCAACGGTGACATCAGCTCCCGCCGAGGCCAGGTCTATGCCATGGACGACCGCTCCGGCGCCAAGGTGGTCAAGGCGAAGGTTCCGCTGTCTGAGATGTTCGGCTACATCGGCGACCTGCGCTCCAGCACCGCGGGCCGCGCGAACTTCACCATGGTGTTCGACTCCTACGCCGAGGTTCCCTCGAGCGTTGCGCAGGCAATCATCGACGAGCGTAACGGCAACTAA
- the rpsG gene encoding 30S ribosomal protein S7: MRKQQAPKRPVVKDPVYNSEIVTQLVNKILLDGKKSTAERIVYGALEICREKTGTDPVGTLEKALGNIRPDLEVRSRRVGGATYQVPVEVKPGRSNTLALRWMVTFTRQRRENTMIERLANEILDASNGLGASVKRREDTHKMAEANRAFAHYRW, from the coding sequence ATGCGTAAGCAGCAAGCACCGAAGCGTCCCGTCGTTAAGGACCCGGTCTACAACTCTGAGATCGTTACCCAGCTCGTGAACAAGATCCTGCTGGACGGCAAGAAGTCGACCGCAGAGCGCATCGTCTACGGCGCGCTCGAGATCTGCCGCGAGAAGACCGGCACCGACCCCGTCGGCACGCTCGAGAAGGCTCTCGGCAACATCCGCCCGGACCTTGAGGTCCGCTCCCGCCGCGTCGGTGGCGCCACCTACCAGGTGCCGGTTGAGGTCAAGCCCGGCCGTTCCAACACCCTCGCCCTGCGCTGGATGGTGACGTTCACCCGTCAGCGCCGCGAGAACACCATGATCGAGCGCCTCGCGAACGAGATTCTGGATGCCTCCAACGGTCTTGGCGCATCCGTCAAGCGTCGCGAGGACACGCACAAGATGGCAGAAGCCAACCGCGCTTTCGCTCACTACCGCTGGTAG
- the rpsL gene encoding 30S ribosomal protein S12: protein MPTIQQLVRKGRHDKRTKVATAALKGSPQRRGVCTRVYTTTPKKPNSALRKVARVRLTSGIEVSAYIPGEGHNLQEHSMVLVRGGRVKDLPGVRYKIIRGALDTQGVKDRKQARSRYGAKKGQ from the coding sequence ATGCCAACTATCCAGCAGCTGGTCCGCAAAGGCCGCCACGATAAGCGCACCAAGGTCGCTACCGCGGCCCTGAAGGGCTCCCCGCAGCGCCGCGGTGTGTGCACCCGTGTATACACCACCACCCCGAAGAAGCCGAACTCCGCTCTGCGTAAGGTTGCCCGCGTGCGCCTGACCTCGGGCATCGAGGTCTCCGCATACATCCCCGGCGAGGGCCACAACCTGCAGGAGCACTCCATGGTGCTCGTACGCGGCGGCCGTGTGAAGGACCTTCCGGGCGTTCGCTACAAGATCATCCGCGGCGCGCTTGACACCCAGGGTGTTAAGGACCGCAAGCAGGCTCGCTCCCGCTACGGCGCGAAGAAGGGACAGTAA